One genomic window of Ictalurus punctatus breed USDA103 chromosome 23, Coco_2.0, whole genome shotgun sequence includes the following:
- the notchl gene encoding neurogenic locus notch homolog protein 1 isoform X1 produces MVLVEGLIFMLWPLSSLCQASPGDPWSSCPADKICKVKFANGACDMECSGSQCLKDGFDCLKPKESCNSGYILYCRDHFDNTHCEKGCNTAPCGWDGSDCIKTYKNQHPNWAKGVLILHTAIPFQKVPLQNSSLLWALSILLQTSVKLRGVVPLQPSADFFAMDAQQLIDLHQQAPNYKSNRSLLFLQVDNRPCSQLPFSCFPYASEAADFLNAMLELNLAPAHIKPEIQVLIGIRGINKEITVRETPIKEPDGSPAWLWPVVGIAVGIGVALAVVAMAVLVWFWRRRQRREQRDHHRRVHHRSIATDSNGESKDWTQCSTEQNKRNGRIAREKDRNGLKKKKQKGKDLRKKRREPLGEDAIRIRPLKKSLDIGSDTDVTQSSMEDISKTICDHRSPDQKHFNINHKHVPISPPRRWDRNSIPTQQRTPSNSAPVQWCGPDGSVVLIRAVRSGLDRVVLELLRAGVPVNNTDHTGRSALHWACSVNHLSLARTLIRYGAAVDMQDHKSFHFQGETALFLSALHGCYDTARFLVLNGANQELMDCRGRRPIDVAQEGFHHEILELLLAHRVHQSPFPVAPATEVLWDDRTYLYSPWVASPPCLPGRSASFSGVVGPREMSSPQSSDWQFVAPQNWRPMTNQSATALVSPRVLSRPSRPISTLQEVTSEAEEEEREAAQHVPRATTPHFLCPLPAPRQRSFSCTQPALQRRLSANQPEPVVSIQQERLANEQVEIVVVPHPKTSSSQSESRSAGTVCNTDSERERKKICNARSQSEAVDTEPTSVQTVM; encoded by the exons ATGGTCCTGGTGGAGGGTCTGATCTTCATGTTATGGCCCCTCAGCAGTTTATGTCAGG CATCACCAGGTGATCCATGGAGCAGCTGTCCAGCAGATAAGATATGCAAAGTCAAGTTTGCGAATGGCGCGTGTGATATGGAATGCTCTGGGTCGCAGTGCCTGAAAGACGGCTTCGACTGCCTTAAGCCCAAAGAATCCTGCAA TTCCGGCTACATTCTGTACTGCCGTGACCACTTCGACAACACACACTGTGAGAAGGGTTGCAACACTGCCCCCTGTGGGTGGGATGGTTCAGACTGTATAAAAACCTATAAAAACCAGCATCCCAATTGGGCCAAAGGAGTGCTGATTCTGCATACGGCAATTCCTTTCCAGAAAGTGCCATTGCAGAACAGTTCGTTACTTTGGGCTCTCAGCATCCTGCTGCAAACCAGCGTCAAACTGAGAGGGGTGGTGCCACTCCAGCCCAGTGCTGATTTCTTCGCTATGGATGCACAGCAGCTGATAGATCTGCACCAGCAAGCGCCTAATTACAAAAGCAACAG GTCTTTATTGTTCCTACAAGTGGATAACAGGCCATGCTCCCAGCTACCATTCTCTTGTTTTCCCTATGCATCGGAGGCAGCAGATTTCCTGAACGCCATGCTGGAGTTGAACCTTGCCCCAGCCCACATCAAACCCGAGATCCAAGTACTCATCGGCATCCGGGGCATCAATAAGGAAATCACAGTAAGAGAAACTCCCATCAAGGAGCCTGATG GTTCTCCTGCATGGCTGTGGCCCGTGGTTGGCATTGCAGTGGGCATTGGGGTGGCACTGGCCGTAGTGGCGATGGCAGTGCTGGTATGGTTCTGGAGAAGACGACAGAGGAGAGAACAAAGAGACCATCACAGACGAGTGCATCACAGATCTATTGCAACTGACAGCAATGGTGAGAGTAAAGACTGGACACAGTGCTCCACTGAGCAGAACAAAAGGAATGGAAGGATAGCAAGGGAGAAGGACAGAAATGgcttgaagaagaagaagcagaaaggGAAGGACCTGAGAAAGAAGCGCAGGGAACCACTCGGAGAGGATGCCATTCGGATAAG GCCTCTTAAGAAGTCCTTGGACATTGGCAGTGACACGGACGTGACCCAGAGCTCCATGGAGGACATCAGCAAGACAATCTGTGACCACAGATCTCCagatcagaaacatttcaacatCAATCACAAGCATGTGCCCATAA GTCCACCAAGGAGGTGGGACAGGAACTCCATTCCTACACAGCAGAGGACACCAAGCAAT TCAGCCCCAGTGCAGTGGTGTGGACCTGACGGTTCTGTGGTTCTGATCCGTGCTGTGAGGAGTGGCCTCGATCGGGTGGTGTTGGAGCTGCTCAGAGCTGGGGTGCCTGTCAACAACACCGACCACACCG GGAGATCCGCCCTGCACTGGGCATGCTCAGTAAACCACCTCTCATTAGCTCGGACGCTGATACGTTACGGCGCTGCTGTGGACATGCAGGACCACAAG TCCTTCCATTTCCAGGGCGAGACAGCTCTGTTTCTCTCGGCGCTCCATGGCTGCTACGATACTGCTAGGTTCCTCGTCCTAAACGGTGCCAATCAGGAGCTGATGGACTGCAGGGGGCGTCGGCCAATAGATGTGGCCCAGGAAGGATTCCATCATGAGATCCTCGAGCTTCTACTGGCCCACCGAGTCCACCAGAGCCCGTTTCCTGTGGCCCCAGCTACCGAGGTGCTGTGGGATGACCGTACTTACCTGTATTCCCCATGGGTGGCATCACCTCCATGTCTGCCAGGAAGGAGTGCTTCCTTTTCTGGAGTTGTAGGACCCAGGGAGATGTCTTCACCCCAGTCCAG TGACTGGCAATTTGTGGCACCTCAAAACTGGCGGCCAATGACAAACCAATCCGCGACGGCGCTAGTCAGCCCCAGGGTCCTCAGCCGCCCATCGCGTCCAATCAGCACGCTTCAGGAAGTGACCTCAGAAGCcgaggaagaagaaagagaagcagCACAGCATGTCCCCAGAGCGACGACACCCCACTTCCTGTGTCCTCTGCCAGCACCCCGGCAGCGCTCATTCTCCTGCACACAGCCCGCTCTGCAGCGCCGCCTCAGTGCCAACCAACCAGAACCGGTCGTCAGCATCCAACAAGAGAGACTAGCTAATGAGCAAGTAGAAATAGTGGTCGTGCCCCACCCTAAGACAAgctccagccaatcagagagcagaAGTGCAGGGACGGTGTGTAATACagactctgagagagagaggaagaagatcTGCAACGCAAGAAGTCAAAGTGAGGCGGTCGATACCGAGCCCACGTCAGTACAGACTGTTATGTGA
- the notchl gene encoding neurogenic locus notch homolog protein 1 isoform X2: protein MVLVEGLIFMLWPLSSLCQASPGDPWSSCPADKICKVKFANGACDMECSGSQCLKDGFDCLKPKESCNSGYILYCRDHFDNTHCEKGCNTAPCGWDGSDCIKTYKNQHPNWAKGVLILHTAIPFQKVPLQNSSLLWALSILLQTSVKLRGVVPLQPSADFFAMDAQQLIDLHQQAPNYKSNRSLLFLQVDNRPCSQLPFSCFPYASEAADFLNAMLELNLAPAHIKPEIQVLIGIRGINKEITVRETPIKEPDGSPAWLWPVVGIAVGIGVALAVVAMAVLVWFWRRRQRREQRDHHRRVHHRSIATDSNGESKDWTQCSTEQNKRNGRIAREKDRNGLKKKKQKGKDLRKKRREPLGEDAIRIRPLKKSLDIGSDTDVTQSSMEDISKTICDHRSPDQKHFNINHKHVPISPPRRWDRNSIPTQQRTPSNSAPVQWCGPDGSVVLIRAVRSGLDRVVLELLRAGVPVNNTDHTGRSALHWACSVNHLSLARTLIRYGAAVDMQDHKGETALFLSALHGCYDTARFLVLNGANQELMDCRGRRPIDVAQEGFHHEILELLLAHRVHQSPFPVAPATEVLWDDRTYLYSPWVASPPCLPGRSASFSGVVGPREMSSPQSSDWQFVAPQNWRPMTNQSATALVSPRVLSRPSRPISTLQEVTSEAEEEEREAAQHVPRATTPHFLCPLPAPRQRSFSCTQPALQRRLSANQPEPVVSIQQERLANEQVEIVVVPHPKTSSSQSESRSAGTVCNTDSERERKKICNARSQSEAVDTEPTSVQTVM, encoded by the exons ATGGTCCTGGTGGAGGGTCTGATCTTCATGTTATGGCCCCTCAGCAGTTTATGTCAGG CATCACCAGGTGATCCATGGAGCAGCTGTCCAGCAGATAAGATATGCAAAGTCAAGTTTGCGAATGGCGCGTGTGATATGGAATGCTCTGGGTCGCAGTGCCTGAAAGACGGCTTCGACTGCCTTAAGCCCAAAGAATCCTGCAA TTCCGGCTACATTCTGTACTGCCGTGACCACTTCGACAACACACACTGTGAGAAGGGTTGCAACACTGCCCCCTGTGGGTGGGATGGTTCAGACTGTATAAAAACCTATAAAAACCAGCATCCCAATTGGGCCAAAGGAGTGCTGATTCTGCATACGGCAATTCCTTTCCAGAAAGTGCCATTGCAGAACAGTTCGTTACTTTGGGCTCTCAGCATCCTGCTGCAAACCAGCGTCAAACTGAGAGGGGTGGTGCCACTCCAGCCCAGTGCTGATTTCTTCGCTATGGATGCACAGCAGCTGATAGATCTGCACCAGCAAGCGCCTAATTACAAAAGCAACAG GTCTTTATTGTTCCTACAAGTGGATAACAGGCCATGCTCCCAGCTACCATTCTCTTGTTTTCCCTATGCATCGGAGGCAGCAGATTTCCTGAACGCCATGCTGGAGTTGAACCTTGCCCCAGCCCACATCAAACCCGAGATCCAAGTACTCATCGGCATCCGGGGCATCAATAAGGAAATCACAGTAAGAGAAACTCCCATCAAGGAGCCTGATG GTTCTCCTGCATGGCTGTGGCCCGTGGTTGGCATTGCAGTGGGCATTGGGGTGGCACTGGCCGTAGTGGCGATGGCAGTGCTGGTATGGTTCTGGAGAAGACGACAGAGGAGAGAACAAAGAGACCATCACAGACGAGTGCATCACAGATCTATTGCAACTGACAGCAATGGTGAGAGTAAAGACTGGACACAGTGCTCCACTGAGCAGAACAAAAGGAATGGAAGGATAGCAAGGGAGAAGGACAGAAATGgcttgaagaagaagaagcagaaaggGAAGGACCTGAGAAAGAAGCGCAGGGAACCACTCGGAGAGGATGCCATTCGGATAAG GCCTCTTAAGAAGTCCTTGGACATTGGCAGTGACACGGACGTGACCCAGAGCTCCATGGAGGACATCAGCAAGACAATCTGTGACCACAGATCTCCagatcagaaacatttcaacatCAATCACAAGCATGTGCCCATAA GTCCACCAAGGAGGTGGGACAGGAACTCCATTCCTACACAGCAGAGGACACCAAGCAAT TCAGCCCCAGTGCAGTGGTGTGGACCTGACGGTTCTGTGGTTCTGATCCGTGCTGTGAGGAGTGGCCTCGATCGGGTGGTGTTGGAGCTGCTCAGAGCTGGGGTGCCTGTCAACAACACCGACCACACCG GGAGATCCGCCCTGCACTGGGCATGCTCAGTAAACCACCTCTCATTAGCTCGGACGCTGATACGTTACGGCGCTGCTGTGGACATGCAGGACCACAAG GGCGAGACAGCTCTGTTTCTCTCGGCGCTCCATGGCTGCTACGATACTGCTAGGTTCCTCGTCCTAAACGGTGCCAATCAGGAGCTGATGGACTGCAGGGGGCGTCGGCCAATAGATGTGGCCCAGGAAGGATTCCATCATGAGATCCTCGAGCTTCTACTGGCCCACCGAGTCCACCAGAGCCCGTTTCCTGTGGCCCCAGCTACCGAGGTGCTGTGGGATGACCGTACTTACCTGTATTCCCCATGGGTGGCATCACCTCCATGTCTGCCAGGAAGGAGTGCTTCCTTTTCTGGAGTTGTAGGACCCAGGGAGATGTCTTCACCCCAGTCCAG TGACTGGCAATTTGTGGCACCTCAAAACTGGCGGCCAATGACAAACCAATCCGCGACGGCGCTAGTCAGCCCCAGGGTCCTCAGCCGCCCATCGCGTCCAATCAGCACGCTTCAGGAAGTGACCTCAGAAGCcgaggaagaagaaagagaagcagCACAGCATGTCCCCAGAGCGACGACACCCCACTTCCTGTGTCCTCTGCCAGCACCCCGGCAGCGCTCATTCTCCTGCACACAGCCCGCTCTGCAGCGCCGCCTCAGTGCCAACCAACCAGAACCGGTCGTCAGCATCCAACAAGAGAGACTAGCTAATGAGCAAGTAGAAATAGTGGTCGTGCCCCACCCTAAGACAAgctccagccaatcagagagcagaAGTGCAGGGACGGTGTGTAATACagactctgagagagagaggaagaagatcTGCAACGCAAGAAGTCAAAGTGAGGCGGTCGATACCGAGCCCACGTCAGTACAGACTGTTATGTGA
- the notchl gene encoding neurogenic locus notch homolog protein 1 isoform X4, with protein MAPQQFMSGSGYILYCRDHFDNTHCEKGCNTAPCGWDGSDCIKTYKNQHPNWAKGVLILHTAIPFQKVPLQNSSLLWALSILLQTSVKLRGVVPLQPSADFFAMDAQQLIDLHQQAPNYKSNRSLLFLQVDNRPCSQLPFSCFPYASEAADFLNAMLELNLAPAHIKPEIQVLIGIRGINKEITVRETPIKEPDGSPAWLWPVVGIAVGIGVALAVVAMAVLVWFWRRRQRREQRDHHRRVHHRSIATDSNGESKDWTQCSTEQNKRNGRIAREKDRNGLKKKKQKGKDLRKKRREPLGEDAIRIRPLKKSLDIGSDTDVTQSSMEDISKTICDHRSPDQKHFNINHKHVPISPPRRWDRNSIPTQQRTPSNSAPVQWCGPDGSVVLIRAVRSGLDRVVLELLRAGVPVNNTDHTGRSALHWACSVNHLSLARTLIRYGAAVDMQDHKSFHFQGETALFLSALHGCYDTARFLVLNGANQELMDCRGRRPIDVAQEGFHHEILELLLAHRVHQSPFPVAPATEVLWDDRTYLYSPWVASPPCLPGRSASFSGVVGPREMSSPQSSDWQFVAPQNWRPMTNQSATALVSPRVLSRPSRPISTLQEVTSEAEEEEREAAQHVPRATTPHFLCPLPAPRQRSFSCTQPALQRRLSANQPEPVVSIQQERLANEQVEIVVVPHPKTSSSQSESRSAGTVCNTDSERERKKICNARSQSEAVDTEPTSVQTVM; from the exons ATGGCCCCTCAGCAGTTTATGTCAGG TTCCGGCTACATTCTGTACTGCCGTGACCACTTCGACAACACACACTGTGAGAAGGGTTGCAACACTGCCCCCTGTGGGTGGGATGGTTCAGACTGTATAAAAACCTATAAAAACCAGCATCCCAATTGGGCCAAAGGAGTGCTGATTCTGCATACGGCAATTCCTTTCCAGAAAGTGCCATTGCAGAACAGTTCGTTACTTTGGGCTCTCAGCATCCTGCTGCAAACCAGCGTCAAACTGAGAGGGGTGGTGCCACTCCAGCCCAGTGCTGATTTCTTCGCTATGGATGCACAGCAGCTGATAGATCTGCACCAGCAAGCGCCTAATTACAAAAGCAACAG GTCTTTATTGTTCCTACAAGTGGATAACAGGCCATGCTCCCAGCTACCATTCTCTTGTTTTCCCTATGCATCGGAGGCAGCAGATTTCCTGAACGCCATGCTGGAGTTGAACCTTGCCCCAGCCCACATCAAACCCGAGATCCAAGTACTCATCGGCATCCGGGGCATCAATAAGGAAATCACAGTAAGAGAAACTCCCATCAAGGAGCCTGATG GTTCTCCTGCATGGCTGTGGCCCGTGGTTGGCATTGCAGTGGGCATTGGGGTGGCACTGGCCGTAGTGGCGATGGCAGTGCTGGTATGGTTCTGGAGAAGACGACAGAGGAGAGAACAAAGAGACCATCACAGACGAGTGCATCACAGATCTATTGCAACTGACAGCAATGGTGAGAGTAAAGACTGGACACAGTGCTCCACTGAGCAGAACAAAAGGAATGGAAGGATAGCAAGGGAGAAGGACAGAAATGgcttgaagaagaagaagcagaaaggGAAGGACCTGAGAAAGAAGCGCAGGGAACCACTCGGAGAGGATGCCATTCGGATAAG GCCTCTTAAGAAGTCCTTGGACATTGGCAGTGACACGGACGTGACCCAGAGCTCCATGGAGGACATCAGCAAGACAATCTGTGACCACAGATCTCCagatcagaaacatttcaacatCAATCACAAGCATGTGCCCATAA GTCCACCAAGGAGGTGGGACAGGAACTCCATTCCTACACAGCAGAGGACACCAAGCAAT TCAGCCCCAGTGCAGTGGTGTGGACCTGACGGTTCTGTGGTTCTGATCCGTGCTGTGAGGAGTGGCCTCGATCGGGTGGTGTTGGAGCTGCTCAGAGCTGGGGTGCCTGTCAACAACACCGACCACACCG GGAGATCCGCCCTGCACTGGGCATGCTCAGTAAACCACCTCTCATTAGCTCGGACGCTGATACGTTACGGCGCTGCTGTGGACATGCAGGACCACAAG TCCTTCCATTTCCAGGGCGAGACAGCTCTGTTTCTCTCGGCGCTCCATGGCTGCTACGATACTGCTAGGTTCCTCGTCCTAAACGGTGCCAATCAGGAGCTGATGGACTGCAGGGGGCGTCGGCCAATAGATGTGGCCCAGGAAGGATTCCATCATGAGATCCTCGAGCTTCTACTGGCCCACCGAGTCCACCAGAGCCCGTTTCCTGTGGCCCCAGCTACCGAGGTGCTGTGGGATGACCGTACTTACCTGTATTCCCCATGGGTGGCATCACCTCCATGTCTGCCAGGAAGGAGTGCTTCCTTTTCTGGAGTTGTAGGACCCAGGGAGATGTCTTCACCCCAGTCCAG TGACTGGCAATTTGTGGCACCTCAAAACTGGCGGCCAATGACAAACCAATCCGCGACGGCGCTAGTCAGCCCCAGGGTCCTCAGCCGCCCATCGCGTCCAATCAGCACGCTTCAGGAAGTGACCTCAGAAGCcgaggaagaagaaagagaagcagCACAGCATGTCCCCAGAGCGACGACACCCCACTTCCTGTGTCCTCTGCCAGCACCCCGGCAGCGCTCATTCTCCTGCACACAGCCCGCTCTGCAGCGCCGCCTCAGTGCCAACCAACCAGAACCGGTCGTCAGCATCCAACAAGAGAGACTAGCTAATGAGCAAGTAGAAATAGTGGTCGTGCCCCACCCTAAGACAAgctccagccaatcagagagcagaAGTGCAGGGACGGTGTGTAATACagactctgagagagagaggaagaagatcTGCAACGCAAGAAGTCAAAGTGAGGCGGTCGATACCGAGCCCACGTCAGTACAGACTGTTATGTGA
- the notchl gene encoding neurogenic locus notch homolog protein 1 isoform X3, with product MFFPCCGGFLRVLRFPPPVRRHARSGYILYCRDHFDNTHCEKGCNTAPCGWDGSDCIKTYKNQHPNWAKGVLILHTAIPFQKVPLQNSSLLWALSILLQTSVKLRGVVPLQPSADFFAMDAQQLIDLHQQAPNYKSNRSLLFLQVDNRPCSQLPFSCFPYASEAADFLNAMLELNLAPAHIKPEIQVLIGIRGINKEITVRETPIKEPDGSPAWLWPVVGIAVGIGVALAVVAMAVLVWFWRRRQRREQRDHHRRVHHRSIATDSNGESKDWTQCSTEQNKRNGRIAREKDRNGLKKKKQKGKDLRKKRREPLGEDAIRIRPLKKSLDIGSDTDVTQSSMEDISKTICDHRSPDQKHFNINHKHVPISPPRRWDRNSIPTQQRTPSNSAPVQWCGPDGSVVLIRAVRSGLDRVVLELLRAGVPVNNTDHTGRSALHWACSVNHLSLARTLIRYGAAVDMQDHKSFHFQGETALFLSALHGCYDTARFLVLNGANQELMDCRGRRPIDVAQEGFHHEILELLLAHRVHQSPFPVAPATEVLWDDRTYLYSPWVASPPCLPGRSASFSGVVGPREMSSPQSSDWQFVAPQNWRPMTNQSATALVSPRVLSRPSRPISTLQEVTSEAEEEEREAAQHVPRATTPHFLCPLPAPRQRSFSCTQPALQRRLSANQPEPVVSIQQERLANEQVEIVVVPHPKTSSSQSESRSAGTVCNTDSERERKKICNARSQSEAVDTEPTSVQTVM from the exons atgttcttcccgtgctgcgggggtttcctccgggtactccggtttcctcccccggttcgaagacatgcacg TTCCGGCTACATTCTGTACTGCCGTGACCACTTCGACAACACACACTGTGAGAAGGGTTGCAACACTGCCCCCTGTGGGTGGGATGGTTCAGACTGTATAAAAACCTATAAAAACCAGCATCCCAATTGGGCCAAAGGAGTGCTGATTCTGCATACGGCAATTCCTTTCCAGAAAGTGCCATTGCAGAACAGTTCGTTACTTTGGGCTCTCAGCATCCTGCTGCAAACCAGCGTCAAACTGAGAGGGGTGGTGCCACTCCAGCCCAGTGCTGATTTCTTCGCTATGGATGCACAGCAGCTGATAGATCTGCACCAGCAAGCGCCTAATTACAAAAGCAACAG GTCTTTATTGTTCCTACAAGTGGATAACAGGCCATGCTCCCAGCTACCATTCTCTTGTTTTCCCTATGCATCGGAGGCAGCAGATTTCCTGAACGCCATGCTGGAGTTGAACCTTGCCCCAGCCCACATCAAACCCGAGATCCAAGTACTCATCGGCATCCGGGGCATCAATAAGGAAATCACAGTAAGAGAAACTCCCATCAAGGAGCCTGATG GTTCTCCTGCATGGCTGTGGCCCGTGGTTGGCATTGCAGTGGGCATTGGGGTGGCACTGGCCGTAGTGGCGATGGCAGTGCTGGTATGGTTCTGGAGAAGACGACAGAGGAGAGAACAAAGAGACCATCACAGACGAGTGCATCACAGATCTATTGCAACTGACAGCAATGGTGAGAGTAAAGACTGGACACAGTGCTCCACTGAGCAGAACAAAAGGAATGGAAGGATAGCAAGGGAGAAGGACAGAAATGgcttgaagaagaagaagcagaaaggGAAGGACCTGAGAAAGAAGCGCAGGGAACCACTCGGAGAGGATGCCATTCGGATAAG GCCTCTTAAGAAGTCCTTGGACATTGGCAGTGACACGGACGTGACCCAGAGCTCCATGGAGGACATCAGCAAGACAATCTGTGACCACAGATCTCCagatcagaaacatttcaacatCAATCACAAGCATGTGCCCATAA GTCCACCAAGGAGGTGGGACAGGAACTCCATTCCTACACAGCAGAGGACACCAAGCAAT TCAGCCCCAGTGCAGTGGTGTGGACCTGACGGTTCTGTGGTTCTGATCCGTGCTGTGAGGAGTGGCCTCGATCGGGTGGTGTTGGAGCTGCTCAGAGCTGGGGTGCCTGTCAACAACACCGACCACACCG GGAGATCCGCCCTGCACTGGGCATGCTCAGTAAACCACCTCTCATTAGCTCGGACGCTGATACGTTACGGCGCTGCTGTGGACATGCAGGACCACAAG TCCTTCCATTTCCAGGGCGAGACAGCTCTGTTTCTCTCGGCGCTCCATGGCTGCTACGATACTGCTAGGTTCCTCGTCCTAAACGGTGCCAATCAGGAGCTGATGGACTGCAGGGGGCGTCGGCCAATAGATGTGGCCCAGGAAGGATTCCATCATGAGATCCTCGAGCTTCTACTGGCCCACCGAGTCCACCAGAGCCCGTTTCCTGTGGCCCCAGCTACCGAGGTGCTGTGGGATGACCGTACTTACCTGTATTCCCCATGGGTGGCATCACCTCCATGTCTGCCAGGAAGGAGTGCTTCCTTTTCTGGAGTTGTAGGACCCAGGGAGATGTCTTCACCCCAGTCCAG TGACTGGCAATTTGTGGCACCTCAAAACTGGCGGCCAATGACAAACCAATCCGCGACGGCGCTAGTCAGCCCCAGGGTCCTCAGCCGCCCATCGCGTCCAATCAGCACGCTTCAGGAAGTGACCTCAGAAGCcgaggaagaagaaagagaagcagCACAGCATGTCCCCAGAGCGACGACACCCCACTTCCTGTGTCCTCTGCCAGCACCCCGGCAGCGCTCATTCTCCTGCACACAGCCCGCTCTGCAGCGCCGCCTCAGTGCCAACCAACCAGAACCGGTCGTCAGCATCCAACAAGAGAGACTAGCTAATGAGCAAGTAGAAATAGTGGTCGTGCCCCACCCTAAGACAAgctccagccaatcagagagcagaAGTGCAGGGACGGTGTGTAATACagactctgagagagagaggaagaagatcTGCAACGCAAGAAGTCAAAGTGAGGCGGTCGATACCGAGCCCACGTCAGTACAGACTGTTATGTGA